Within Deltaproteobacteria bacterium, the genomic segment CATCCCAGGTCTGCCCGTCAATACTTGACAGAGTACCGCCGCTATTCAGCCATGCTTCCGCAGCGGCAATTTCTGCCGGATACGTTGAGGCTGGCAGTATCTGGGCCAGCAGAGGGTCGGGGTAGAGAGCAATGGGTGCAAGGAAGTTATCAAGCTCCTGATCCGTGTCTAAGTATGCGGGGGAAGCATTACTCTCTCCGGCCTGAATTGACAGGAGAGCCGAAAGGCACACAACAAAAATAAGCAGAAAGCCTTTTATGCCGATCCTATTCATACTCTCAATTCCTTCCTCTATTTGTTTGGGGATTGCTGGTGGACACCTGCTGCTCCTGTAAAAATTTGAGTCACGTAGACCAGTTGCTCCCGATACTGGTTGAGTTTTTATTCTCCTTTAGCGCCTGTTTTCCCGGCGGTGCCACACTATTTCAACCGTCTACGTCTATTCATATCACTATTCTTTTGGAAAGAACATTAATGATTACAGTTTGGAATTGAAGTGAACTTGTAACCGGTACTTTTTAAAGAATGAGCCGATGAAAGGTGAGGTCCCGTAAGGAAGAAAAAATGCTAAATAGAGCCCCCACTTTCTTGTTTAATTTTTAGGAAATACATATTCACCCGATGTCGTTCTATTTTGCTATGACGATTATTTTTTTCATTACTTTTGCCCTTCAAATCAGGAAGGTAAAACTATTTGTTGTAACAAAATTTTTGATAGAAAGTCCCTTTTGGGTGGGTCAAGTAGATCAGGTTCTCCAGATACAGCAGGTTGCGGTTTGTTTTCTACGTTAACTGCTTAGTTTCCCAACGCTAAAACATTATTTCAACCGTGCATCTTTTGTCCTTAAAGCCACAGAGAACCGGATATCCAGATTTCTTTCATGTCACCCATATCATAATTGCTGCGGAAAGAACACAACTGATTGCCTGAAGAAATCCAGCATCTTCATTGAGGTTGACGATTTGTGGATAACAGGAAATTTGAGTGATGTTTGCCCGTCTTCACTGCGATAGAATGTCTTGACAGAACAGGTGCGATCTCTTAAGTTTGCCAACCATGTGCACCAAGACAACCTCTGAAACTACCACCGGGAAACCCATTCTTGCCCTGGCAGTCATGAGCATCATCTGGGGCTATAACTGGGTAGTCATGAAAGAGGCTCTCCGTTTCTGCGATCCATTTGTATTTGCCGCTATCCGGGTATTCCCGGCTGCCATCTGCCTTTTTGGAATACTTCTTTTGACGAAAAAGGATTGGCGTCCGCGACAGGTGAAATGGACCGTCCTTTTGGGATTACTTTCCACGACACTGGGTCTTGGCCTTCCCATATGGGCCCTCGTGAGCGCCGGGGCGGGAAAAACGGCCATACTCCTTTATACGATGCCGTTCTGGGTTATCCTTCTGGCCTGGCCTATATTGGGCGAGAGGATCAGGGGCCTTGAATGGCTGGCCGTAATTCTCGCATTTGCAGGACTTGCTTTAATGATTGCTGTAGATGCCGTCGGCAAAAACCTCTGGTCGAGTATCCTTGCGGTGATTTCCGGAATATCATGGGCGGGAAGTGCCATTATCACCCGGATAATGAGGCGGGACCCCGACTTCGACGTTGTATCGGTCACGACCTGGCAGATGATTTACGGTGTGGGGCCTCTCATAATTATTGCGATTGTGGTGCCGTCATCTCCTATCCAGTGGACCCCCGTATTCAGTGCCGCCCTGCTCTATAATGTCCTTCTCGTCAGCGTCATCGCATTTCTGCTCTGGTTTTATATACTGGAGAGGATTCCGGCTGGCATGGCAACGATGGGAACGCTCGTTACTCCGGTACTTGCCATTGTCTTAGCCGCCATTCAACTCGGCGAAATACCGTCTTCACGTGAGGCTCTTGGCATTTTTTTAATCCTATCAGGAATAGGTCTCCTCGGCGCCATAGCTTTCCTGAGAACCCGCCGGCAAGAATAACGGATGGGGCTTATGGATGCTTTTATCTACGCCCACGAAGAACGCGTTTTTCATTTTATGCTATAACTTTATAAACATTATGATTTAATTGTTTTTCTGTCCTAAATTATTGACCGTCAAACACTTATTAGTTATTATACAACCAGAATCTGAATAAGAATAAAATTTATGTAAGCAATTAAATAATGCATCTCTGATATATATTTGATTACTATGAGCAATTCAGTTAGTATTTAACACTTAAGAGGTATACTTATAATGGAACGCGGAAGCGCCATAGACAAGCACGGTAGAATGTGGAAAGCCAGAGTTGTGTCTATGGCTGAGGCCGAAAAGGACCAGAAATAAAGGTAAATAAAAAAAGATGAAAGATTTATTCACTTTGGGAAAAGAAATTCTGGCATCGCAGCCCTTTAGCGTTTTGATCGGCGCTGAACTGCTCAGTTTCTCTCAAGGATATGCAGAACTGAAGATTCCAATCCGGCCTGAACTGAAACAACAGCACGGTTTTGTACACGGAGGGGTCATAAGCTACGCCGTGGATAATACACTTACGTTCGCAGGGGGAAGTGTTCTGGGAACAAGCGTCACAACTTCAGAGTTTAAGATTAACTATCTGAGGCCTGCCATTGGTGACTTCCTGTTTGCAAGAGCTACGGTTATCCACGCCGGCAAGAGCCAGGCCGTTTGCCGGTGCGATGTGTTCGTATCTAAAGATGGCAAAGAGAGCCTCTGTGCAACCTCTCAGGGCACAATCACAATACTCGGCCAGTCTTCAAACACGAAGGCATAACATTCCGCTGGCGGTTACAAACCAGAGCAACACCCCTTCCCTGCCTTTTCCTTGACATACCAGGCATGTTCTCCTATAGTTCCCGACGTTATTCTGACATTCATTATTAAGAGGCCGCTCCTGTCTTTGCAGGAACGGCCTCTGGATTCCCGCCTCCGCGGGAATGACAGGGGAGCATTAAAGGGATTTCAAAGATGTCCAAGCCGAAAATTGTCTTCATGGGAACGCCGGAATTCGCCGTTCCATCACTTGAGAGCCTGCTCAGGCATGATTATCCGATTGTCGGTGTCGTAACCCAGCCGGACAGACCAAAGGGCAGAGGACAACATCTGCTCCCCTCTCCCGTAAAGGTATTCGCCCAAAGCCATCACCTCCCGGTCTTGCAGCCGGAACGGGTACGAAACAGCGAATTCATAGAGTTATTCCGGCAGCTTGCCCCTGATTTAGTTGTCGTCGCGGCCTTTGGCCAGAAACTTCCCGGGGAGATTCTTCAGACCCCGAAAATGGGATGCATTAATGTACATCCGTCTCTGTTGCCGAAATATAGAGGCGCGGCGCCGATCAACTGGACACTTATCCGGGGAGAAACGAAGACTGGTGTAACCATCATGATGATTGATGAGGGTTTGGATACAGGCGATATTCTCACACAGCAAGAAACGATGATCGATCCGGACGAAACGTTTGGCGAGCTCCATGACAGGTTGGCAGATATAGGGGCTTCTCTCCTCCTCAAGACCATAGAGATGATCCTGAGCGGTACGGTCAAACAGTCACCCCAGGATGCATCCGGCGCCACATACGCGCCACGGCTGAAAAAGGAAGATGGTCTCATCCGGTGGGACGCCGATATCCATCAAACTGTCAACCTCATCAGGGGA encodes:
- a CDS encoding DMT family transporter, with product MCTKTTSETTTGKPILALAVMSIIWGYNWVVMKEALRFCDPFVFAAIRVFPAAICLFGILLLTKKDWRPRQVKWTVLLGLLSTTLGLGLPIWALVSAGAGKTAILLYTMPFWVILLAWPILGERIRGLEWLAVILAFAGLALMIAVDAVGKNLWSSILAVISGISWAGSAIITRIMRRDPDFDVVSVTTWQMIYGVGPLIIIAIVVPSSPIQWTPVFSAALLYNVLLVSVIAFLLWFYILERIPAGMATMGTLVTPVLAIVLAAIQLGEIPSSREALGIFLILSGIGLLGAIAFLRTRRQE
- a CDS encoding PaaI family thioesterase, whose protein sequence is MKDLFTLGKEILASQPFSVLIGAELLSFSQGYAELKIPIRPELKQQHGFVHGGVISYAVDNTLTFAGGSVLGTSVTTSEFKINYLRPAIGDFLFARATVIHAGKSQAVCRCDVFVSKDGKESLCATSQGTITILGQSSNTKA
- the fmt gene encoding methionyl-tRNA formyltransferase, whose product is MSKPKIVFMGTPEFAVPSLESLLRHDYPIVGVVTQPDRPKGRGQHLLPSPVKVFAQSHHLPVLQPERVRNSEFIELFRQLAPDLVVVAAFGQKLPGEILQTPKMGCINVHPSLLPKYRGAAPINWTLIRGETKTGVTIMMIDEGLDTGDILTQQETMIDPDETFGELHDRLADIGASLLLKTIEMILSGTVKQSPQDASGATYAPRLKKEDGLIRWDADIHQTVNLIRGLSPAPCAYTFFKGKMLKIFSAQGEEIPVTETPGTVGRETEKGLPLAAKDGYVYLKGIQLENKKRMSVHDFLRGFHISPGDTLG